CTGACCCAGGTGCACACTCCGGTTGAGCTCGGCCGAATCTTGCGGGTCAAACGCAAGGAACAGAAGCTCACCTTGCAGGACGTGTCTGAGCATTGCGGCTTCAGCATGCGCTTTATTTCCGAGGTCGAGCGCGGCAAACCGACAGCGGAAATCGGCAAGGTGATGGCGTTGCTGGCGGTGGTGGGCGTCGATCTGTTCGCGAGGTCCCGATGACAAACCGCGAGCTCGATGTTTATCTGCTGCACAGTCTGGCCGGCAAGTTGCGCCTGTCGGATCAAGGAATGGTTTTCCAGTACGAAACCGCCTACCTTGCCACGGCGCAGGCTCTACCCTTGTCCCTTTCGCTGCCGTTGCAAACCGAACCTTGCGACGCGCAATCATCGCGCCATTTTTTCGCCAATCTGCTGCCTGAAGGTGCGGTGCGCGAGGTGGTCGCCCGCCGTCATCACCTCTCTCCAGAGAATGATTTCGACCTTCTTGCGGCACTTGGCGGCGACTGCGCCGGGGCGGTCAGCCTTTTTCCGCACGGTCGGCAACCCGACGCAATCCCGCCCACCTATCGTCCCCTGAGCGACAAAGACCTGGAGCGCCTGGCGCAAGAACCCTTCATCGCCGTACCGTCCTTTGAGGATGAAGGCCGCATGCGCCTGTCCCTCGCCGGCGCTCAGGATAAGTTGCCCGTCGCCCTGCTAAATGGAAAAATCTGCCTTCCGCAGGATGGCGCCCCCAGCACCCACATCCTCAAGCCGCAGAACCCAAAATTTCCTCATCTGGTGGAGAACGAAACCTTTTGCCTGAAGCTTGCCGCACGTCTTTCGCTGCCGGTGCCGACGGTCGACATCCTACCCCACGGTGATGGTTTTTTCCTCATTGAACGCTATGATCGTCGCGTCAATCCGGATGGCGGCGTCAGACGTATTCATCAGGAGGATTTCTGCCAGGCCCTGGGGGTCCCCCATGGGCGCAAGTACGAGGCGCAAGGGGGTCCGGGCTTTGCCGATTGTTTCAACCTGGCGCTCCGCAGCACCAAGGAACCCCTCCCCGCCCGGAAAAACTTGCTGCGCTGGGCGGTTTTCAACTACTTGATCGGCAATGCCGACGCCCACGCCAAAAATCTTTCTCTGCTCTACCTTGGCCGCTCACCAATCCTGGCCCCCTT
The sequence above is drawn from the Geoalkalibacter sp. genome and encodes:
- a CDS encoding helix-turn-helix domain-containing protein, producing MEPQLTQVHTPVELGRILRVKRKEQKLTLQDVSEHCGFSMRFISEVERGKPTAEIGKVMALLAVVGVDLFARSR
- a CDS encoding type II toxin-antitoxin system HipA family toxin, whose product is MTNRELDVYLLHSLAGKLRLSDQGMVFQYETAYLATAQALPLSLSLPLQTEPCDAQSSRHFFANLLPEGAVREVVARRHHLSPENDFDLLAALGGDCAGAVSLFPHGRQPDAIPPTYRPLSDKDLERLAQEPFIAVPSFEDEGRMRLSLAGAQDKLPVALLNGKICLPQDGAPSTHILKPQNPKFPHLVENETFCLKLAARLSLPVPTVDILPHGDGFFLIERYDRRVNPDGGVRRIHQEDFCQALGVPHGRKYEAQGGPGFADCFNLALRSTKEPLPARKNLLRWAVFNYLIGNADAHAKNLSLLYLGRSPILAPFYDLVCTAAYAALSPHMAMAIGGAADIRQVDLDNWRTLSLQSGDRKDTYLLRLLAQMAREAPPAAQRLAREMAKDRPCAIYQTILEVISARADILKRSLASISESA